A genomic stretch from Chryseobacterium sp. SNU WT5 includes:
- the folE gene encoding GTP cyclohydrolase I FolE has translation MNDHLDNDDDVFTGKEHTPLRPDAFEKTPEEKIEIIQKHFHEIMETLGMDMTDDSLKDSPKRVAKMYVNEIFGGLLPENNPRISTFSNKYKYRQMLVEKDITVYSFCEHHFLPIIGRAHVAYISNGEVIGLSKINRVVDYYAKRPQVQERLTMQIVDALKAALGTNDVACIIEAKHLCVNCRGIKDTASSTTTAELSGLFRTNPITRQEFLHYVGSRAKLD, from the coding sequence ATGAATGATCATTTAGATAACGATGACGACGTATTCACCGGAAAAGAACATACTCCTTTGCGCCCTGATGCTTTTGAAAAAACACCGGAAGAAAAAATCGAAATTATTCAAAAACATTTCCATGAGATTATGGAGACTTTGGGTATGGATATGACCGATGATTCTTTGAAGGATTCTCCGAAACGGGTCGCCAAAATGTACGTGAATGAAATTTTTGGAGGGCTTCTTCCAGAAAATAATCCGCGTATTTCTACCTTTTCAAACAAGTACAAATACCGCCAAATGTTGGTGGAGAAAGATATTACTGTTTACTCATTCTGTGAACATCATTTCCTGCCAATTATCGGTAGAGCACATGTAGCATATATTTCTAATGGGGAAGTTATCGGACTTTCCAAGATCAACAGAGTCGTAGATTATTATGCAAAACGTCCGCAAGTTCAGGAACGATTGACCATGCAGATTGTAGATGCCTTGAAGGCTGCACTGGGGACCAATGACGTTGCCTGTATCATCGAAGCGAAGCATTTGTGTGTGAATTGTCGTGGTATAAAAGATACTGCAAGTTCCACAACTACTGCAGAATTGAGTGGCCTTTTCCGAACTAATCCGATTACAAGACAAGAATTTCTACACTACGTGGGAAGTCGGGCCAAATTGGATTAA
- the cysS gene encoding cysteine--tRNA ligase — MTLKIYNSLSGEKEIFTPIHENNVGMYVCGPTVYSNVHLGNVRTFMSFDFIYRSLVHLGYKVRYVRNITDAGHLTDDGDVNNDRFVKQSRLEKLEPMEIVQKYTVDFHKVLEVFNLLPPTIEPTATGHILEQIELTQKLIDKGFAYQSNGSVYFDVLEYNKRGLNYGELSRRNIEELFANTRDLDGQSEKKNPQDFALWKAASPAHIMRWNSPWGEGFPGWHLECTAMSTKYLGEKFDIHGGGMDLKFPHHECEVAQGKACNDVSPVNYWMHANMLTMNGQRMSKSTGNYILPMELVSGKNDFFEKPFHPTIVRFNFMQAHYRSVLDISNEAMVASEKGFQRLMEAMKILSNTNFPTAEVSSFDVKAWKEKCYAALTDDFNSPILIAHLFEAVNFIFKLKDGKETITELDLQELKTLMNDFVFDVLGLQNIEENNNEKLDQTLQVLIDLRNQARKSKNFELSDQIRDRLLAEGIELKDGREGTSYSIS, encoded by the coding sequence ATGACTTTAAAAATATACAATTCCCTGTCTGGTGAAAAAGAAATTTTCACGCCTATTCACGAAAATAACGTTGGAATGTACGTTTGTGGACCTACCGTTTACAGCAATGTACATTTAGGGAATGTGCGAACCTTCATGTCTTTTGATTTTATCTATCGCTCATTGGTTCATTTAGGATACAAAGTTCGATATGTAAGAAATATTACTGATGCTGGACATTTGACAGACGATGGTGATGTAAATAATGACCGTTTTGTAAAGCAATCCCGTTTGGAAAAATTGGAGCCAATGGAAATCGTGCAGAAATATACCGTTGATTTTCACAAAGTTTTAGAAGTATTTAACTTGCTTCCGCCAACTATTGAGCCTACTGCTACTGGGCATATCTTAGAGCAGATTGAACTGACTCAGAAATTAATTGATAAAGGTTTTGCTTACCAAAGTAATGGTTCGGTCTATTTTGATGTTTTGGAATACAACAAACGTGGCTTAAATTACGGTGAACTTTCCCGCAGAAATATTGAAGAACTTTTTGCCAACACCAGAGATTTAGATGGACAATCTGAGAAGAAAAATCCACAAGATTTTGCACTCTGGAAAGCAGCGTCACCTGCACATATTATGCGTTGGAATTCTCCTTGGGGTGAAGGTTTTCCAGGCTGGCATCTAGAATGTACCGCAATGTCCACAAAATATCTAGGTGAGAAATTTGATATTCACGGTGGTGGGATGGATTTGAAATTCCCACACCACGAATGTGAAGTAGCACAAGGAAAAGCATGCAATGATGTTTCACCCGTAAATTATTGGATGCATGCAAATATGTTGACCATGAATGGACAGCGAATGAGTAAATCCACCGGGAATTATATTTTACCGATGGAGCTTGTTTCCGGCAAAAATGATTTTTTTGAAAAACCTTTTCATCCGACCATTGTGCGTTTTAATTTTATGCAGGCACATTACCGTAGTGTTTTAGATATTTCTAATGAAGCAATGGTTGCCAGTGAAAAAGGATTTCAGCGTTTAATGGAAGCCATGAAAATACTTTCAAATACTAACTTTCCAACCGCTGAGGTTTCAAGTTTTGATGTAAAAGCGTGGAAAGAAAAATGCTACGCTGCTTTAACAGACGATTTCAATTCGCCAATTTTAATTGCTCATCTTTTTGAAGCGGTAAATTTCATCTTTAAATTAAAGGATGGAAAAGAAACTATAACTGAGCTCGATTTGCAGGAATTAAAAACATTAATGAACGATTTCGTTTTTGATGTTTTAGGATTACAAAATATTGAAGAGAACAATAACGAGAAATTAGACCAGACTTTACAGGTTTTAATTGACTTAAGAAACCAAGCCCGTAAATCCAAAAACTTTGAACTCTCTGACCAAATTCGTGACCGTTTGCTTGCTGAAGGAATTGAGTTGAAAGATGGAAGAGAAGGGACAAGTTATTCTATTTCCTGA